The Salminus brasiliensis chromosome 3, fSalBra1.hap2, whole genome shotgun sequence genome contains a region encoding:
- the gcgra gene encoding glucagon receptor, whose protein sequence is MSQLFILLSLLILSSCIQASSALSMKTLMARWMMYKDECLQNNSREPPVTGLVCNRTFDKYACWPDGLPNTTVSVPCPWYLPWHRTVRQGLVYLDCDADGQWAKKKNTSECEPNDPDQLDTQHYGRILSKFRAMYTVGYSLSLGALVLALGILVVFRKLHCMRNNIHMNLFASFILRASSILIKDALLERPTLNIDPGITTDLEMEWLVKNEVSQTAIGCRIAMVMMQYSIIANSYWLLVEGIYLHNLLVVTVLTEGNYFSIYLCIGWGAPLIFVLPWIIVKYLYENEECWEQNINMEYWWIIRSPILLAVLINFFIFIHIIKILVSKLRAHQMRYSDYKCRLAKSTLTLIPLLGIHLVLFSFVTDESTSNGAMSLRLTKLFIDLFFNSFQGLLVAILYCFVNKEVQSEILKRWKRWKLGKDIEEEYRHTYSNTAQVTNSMLVHAPAKSRLPDIARLASPLSSPEEKHLLVVGCQNGMDLQQRVQFTPLPHEGGANSGPAEDCEPALKVQCNRCPQGSDESNL, encoded by the exons GCCTCCTCTGCTTTATCCATGAAAACTTTGATGGCAAGATGGATGATGTACAAAGATGAGTGCCTCCAAAACAACAGCAGAGAACCGCCGGTCACAG GTCTCGTGTGTAACAGGACCTTCGATAAGTACGCCTGCTGGCCAGACGGACTGCCCAACACCACCGTCAGCGTGCCCTGCCCCTGGTACCTGCCCTGGCACAGAACAG TTCGCCAAGGCTTGGTGTATCTGGACTGTGATGCAGATGGCCAGTGGGCCAAGAAGAAGAACACCAGTGAGTGTGAGCCCAATGACCCGGACCAGCTGGACACG CAACACTATGGGAGGATCCTCAGTAAATTCAGGGCCATGTACACTGTGGGTTACTCGCTCTCCCTCGGAGCGCTGGTGCTGGCACTGGGAATCCTGGTGGTCTTCAG AAAGTTGCATTGCATGAGGAACAACATTCACATGAACCTGTTTGCGTCCTTCATCCTACGAGCCTCGTCCATCCTCATCAAAGATGCCTTGTTAGAGAGACCTACTCTCAATATCGATCCAGGCATCACCACGGATCTGGAGATGGAATGGCTGGTGAAGAATGAA GTTTCTCAGACTGCCATCGGCTGCAGGATCGCCATGGTGATGATGCAGTACAGCATCATAGCTAACAGCTACTGGCTGCTGGTGGAAGGCATCTATCTGCACAACCTGCTGGTGGTGACGGTCCTGACTGAAGGGAACTACTTTAGCATCTACCTGTGCATAGGCTGGG GAGCTCCATTGATCTTTGTGCTGCCCTGGATCATTGTGAAATACCTTTACGAGAATGAAGA GTGCTGGGAGCAGAACATAAACATGGAGTACTGGTGGATTATCCGTTCCCCTATACTGCTGGCAGTGCTG ATtaacttcttcatcttcatccacATCATTAAGATCCTGGTGTCCAAGCTAAGAGCTCACCAAATGAGATATTCCGACTACAAGTGCCG gcttGCCAAGTCCACCCTCACCCTGATCCCACTGCTTGGCATCCATCTGGTCCTGTTTTCATTCGTCACTGACGAGTCTACCTCAAATGGCGCCATGTCCCTGCGCCTCACCAAACTCTTCATTGACCTCTTCTTCAACTCTTTTCAG GGGCTGCTCGTGGCCATCTTATACTGCTTTGTCAACAAAGAG GTGCAGTCTGAGATCCTGAAGAGGTGGAAACGATGGAAACTGGGGAAGGACATCGAAGAAGAATACCGCCACACCTACAGCAACACGGCTCAGGTCACCAACAGCATGCTCGTCCACGCCCCAGCCAAATCCAGGCTGCCGGACATTGCCCGCTTGGCTTCTCCCCTGTCCAGCCCAGAGGAGAAACACCTGCTGGTCGTCGGCTGTCAGAACGGCATGGACCTCCAGCAGAGGGTGCAGTTCACCCCCCTGCCACACGAGGGTGGCGCCAACAGCGGCCCGGCGGAGGACTGTGAGCCGGCTCTTAAAGTGCAGTGTAATAGGTGTCCACAAGGGAGTGATGAGAGCAACCTGTGA